Proteins encoded within one genomic window of Carassius carassius chromosome 22, fCarCar2.1, whole genome shotgun sequence:
- the LOC132098319 gene encoding N-acetylglucosamine-6-sulfatase-like isoform X2 yields MALFDFNSASKMVSSPLVILRFILICVTLHCNNARMNPRPNIVLILTDDLDVSIGGMMPLVKTKKLIGDAGITFTNTFVASPLCCPSRASILTGKYPHNHHVVNNTLEGNCSSTAWQKTQEPETFPAFLQKHGTYQTFFAGKYLNEYGSKKAGGVEHVPLGWDHWFALERNSKYYNYTLSVNGRAQRHGQIYSEDYLTDVLANISIDFLESKSNRRPFFMMVSTPAPHSPWTAAPQYESSFPNVKAPRDPNFNIHGKDKHWLIRQAKTPMTNSSVEFLDDAYRKRWRTLLSVDDLVEKVVGKLEVSGELSNTYIIFTSDNGYHTGQFSLPMDKRQLYEFDIRVPLLVRGPNIKPNQTSPFLIANVDLGPTILDIAGYNVNETQMDGMSFLPIMAGKGNSSTWRSDVLVEYEGEGRNISDPACPLLGPGVSECFPDCVCEDSYNNTYACVRTVSQAANLQYCEFDDNEVFVEVYNLTADPFQLSNIAKSIDQEVLEKMNHRLMMLQSCSGQSCRTPGVYDSQFRFDPQLMFSSLVPHKNKRR; encoded by the exons ATggctttatttgattttaattcgGCGTCAAAGATGGTTTCGTCTCCGTTAGTAATATTACGTTTTATTCTCATCTGCGTCACTTTGCATTGTAACAATGCTAGAATGAATCCCAGACCGAATATAGTTTTAATCCTGACTGATGATCTAGATGTCTCTATTGGCGGAATG ATGCCTTTAGTGAAGACTAAAAAGCTGATAGGTGATGCTGGGATAACCTTTACAAACACG TTTGTCGCCAGTCCCCTTTGCTGTCCCAGTCGGGCGAGCATCCTGACGGGCAAATATCCTCATAACCATCATGTGGTCAACAACACGCTGGAGGGCAATTGCAGCAGCACTGCATGGCAGAAGACCCAAGAGCCGGAGACTTTCCCTGCCTTCCTTCAGAAACACGGCACATATCAGACCTTCTTTGCTGGGAAGTATCTTAATGAG TACGGCAGTAAAAAAGCAGGAGGTGTGGAGCATGTCCCTCTGGGATGGGATCACTGGTTCGCCTTG GAGAGAAACTCCAAATACTACAACTACACACTGTCTGTGAATGGCAGGGCGCAGCGGCACGGACAGATCTACAGCGAGGATTACCTTACAGATGTTCTG GCCAATATTTCCATTGACTTCCTGGAAAGCAAATCTAACCGCAGGCCTTTCTTCATGATGGTGTCCACACCGGCCCCGCACTCGCCCTGGACAGCCGCTCCTCAGTACGAGAGCAGTTTCCCCAACGTTAAAGCACCAAGAGACCCTAACTTTAACATACACGGCAAG GACAAGCACTGGCTCATCAGACAAGCAAAAACACCCATGACAAACTCTTCAGTGGAGTTCTTGGATGACGCCTATAGAAAACG GTGGCGCACTTTACTATCAGTAGATGACCTGGTGGAGAAGGTGGTGGGAAAGTTGGAAGTCAGTGGAGAGCTTAGCAACACCTACATTATTTTTACCTCCGACAATGGATACCACACAG GCCAGTTTTCTCTGCCGATGGACAAGAGGCAACTCTATGAATTTGATATCAGAGTTCCTCTTCTGGTGCGAGGGCCTAATATCAAACCCAACCAGACAAGCCCG TTTCTTATAGCAAATGTGGATTTGGGTCCAACAATTCTGGACATCGCAGGATATAACGTCAATGAAACTCAGATGGACGGGATGTCATTTCTTCCTATCATG GCTGGAAAAGGAAACAGCAGCACGTGGAGATCTGATGTTCTGGTGGAATATGAGGGAGAGGGAAGGAACATCTCAGACCCAGCCTGCCCTCTGCTGGGCCCCGGGGTCTCG GAGTGCTttcctgactgtgtgtgtgaagacTCGTACAATAACACGTACGCCTGTGTTCGTACAGTGTCACAGGCCGCCAACTTACAGTACTGTGAATTCGACGATAACGAG GTGTTTGTGGAGGTCTATAACCTGACAGCAGACCCGTTTCAGCTGAGTAACATCGCCAAGAGCATCGATCAGGAGGTCCTGGAGAAGATGAACCACCGTCTCATGATGCTGCAGTCGTGCTCGGGACAGTCCTGCAGAACACCAGGCGTCTACGACTCCCA GTTTAGGTTTGATCCTCAGTTAATGTTCAGCAGCCTTGTGCCACACAAAAACAAGCGACGATAG
- the LOC132098319 gene encoding N-acetylglucosamine-6-sulfatase-like isoform X1: MALFDFNSASKMVSSPLVILRFILICVTLHCNNARMNPRPNIVLILTDDLDVSIGGMMPLVKTKKLIGDAGITFTNTFVASPLCCPSRASILTGKYPHNHHVVNNTLEGNCSSTAWQKTQEPETFPAFLQKHGTYQTFFAGKYLNEYGSKKAGGVEHVPLGWDHWFALERNSKYYNYTLSVNGRAQRHGQIYSEDYLTDVLANISIDFLESKSNRRPFFMMVSTPAPHSPWTAAPQYESSFPNVKAPRDPNFNIHGKDKHWLIRQAKTPMTNSSVEFLDDAYRKRWRTLLSVDDLVEKVVGKLEVSGELSNTYIIFTSDNGYHTGQFSLPMDKRQLYEFDIRVPLLVRGPNIKPNQTSPFLIANVDLGPTILDIAGYNVNETQMDGMSFLPIMAGKGNSSTWRSDVLVEYEGEGRNISDPACPLLGPGVSVRECFPDCVCEDSYNNTYACVRTVSQAANLQYCEFDDNEVFVEVYNLTADPFQLSNIAKSIDQEVLEKMNHRLMMLQSCSGQSCRTPGVYDSQFRFDPQLMFSSLVPHKNKRR, from the exons ATggctttatttgattttaattcgGCGTCAAAGATGGTTTCGTCTCCGTTAGTAATATTACGTTTTATTCTCATCTGCGTCACTTTGCATTGTAACAATGCTAGAATGAATCCCAGACCGAATATAGTTTTAATCCTGACTGATGATCTAGATGTCTCTATTGGCGGAATG ATGCCTTTAGTGAAGACTAAAAAGCTGATAGGTGATGCTGGGATAACCTTTACAAACACG TTTGTCGCCAGTCCCCTTTGCTGTCCCAGTCGGGCGAGCATCCTGACGGGCAAATATCCTCATAACCATCATGTGGTCAACAACACGCTGGAGGGCAATTGCAGCAGCACTGCATGGCAGAAGACCCAAGAGCCGGAGACTTTCCCTGCCTTCCTTCAGAAACACGGCACATATCAGACCTTCTTTGCTGGGAAGTATCTTAATGAG TACGGCAGTAAAAAAGCAGGAGGTGTGGAGCATGTCCCTCTGGGATGGGATCACTGGTTCGCCTTG GAGAGAAACTCCAAATACTACAACTACACACTGTCTGTGAATGGCAGGGCGCAGCGGCACGGACAGATCTACAGCGAGGATTACCTTACAGATGTTCTG GCCAATATTTCCATTGACTTCCTGGAAAGCAAATCTAACCGCAGGCCTTTCTTCATGATGGTGTCCACACCGGCCCCGCACTCGCCCTGGACAGCCGCTCCTCAGTACGAGAGCAGTTTCCCCAACGTTAAAGCACCAAGAGACCCTAACTTTAACATACACGGCAAG GACAAGCACTGGCTCATCAGACAAGCAAAAACACCCATGACAAACTCTTCAGTGGAGTTCTTGGATGACGCCTATAGAAAACG GTGGCGCACTTTACTATCAGTAGATGACCTGGTGGAGAAGGTGGTGGGAAAGTTGGAAGTCAGTGGAGAGCTTAGCAACACCTACATTATTTTTACCTCCGACAATGGATACCACACAG GCCAGTTTTCTCTGCCGATGGACAAGAGGCAACTCTATGAATTTGATATCAGAGTTCCTCTTCTGGTGCGAGGGCCTAATATCAAACCCAACCAGACAAGCCCG TTTCTTATAGCAAATGTGGATTTGGGTCCAACAATTCTGGACATCGCAGGATATAACGTCAATGAAACTCAGATGGACGGGATGTCATTTCTTCCTATCATG GCTGGAAAAGGAAACAGCAGCACGTGGAGATCTGATGTTCTGGTGGAATATGAGGGAGAGGGAAGGAACATCTCAGACCCAGCCTGCCCTCTGCTGGGCCCCGGGGTCTCGGTGAGG GAGTGCTttcctgactgtgtgtgtgaagacTCGTACAATAACACGTACGCCTGTGTTCGTACAGTGTCACAGGCCGCCAACTTACAGTACTGTGAATTCGACGATAACGAG GTGTTTGTGGAGGTCTATAACCTGACAGCAGACCCGTTTCAGCTGAGTAACATCGCCAAGAGCATCGATCAGGAGGTCCTGGAGAAGATGAACCACCGTCTCATGATGCTGCAGTCGTGCTCGGGACAGTCCTGCAGAACACCAGGCGTCTACGACTCCCA GTTTAGGTTTGATCCTCAGTTAATGTTCAGCAGCCTTGTGCCACACAAAAACAAGCGACGATAG